One Natrinema longum genomic window carries:
- a CDS encoding molybdopterin-dependent oxidoreductase, whose amino-acid sequence MSGKRLRTVFARVQPAPRLVDWSLFVLVGLEVASGLLSFTVGRPSGWPVFEFHRIAGVTIVALLAFKLYRVRRRILDRDRWMPSTAVSVLTAVAALGALSTGFLWVAGLDVRIAYWTLLSVHVGFGLALVPLLIAHLSTRFRPPRRVDFEGRRTAVRFAGLVVASAVVLRLQRLANAVLETGGSDRRFTGSQPREGAGNAAFPVTSWVADDPDPIDRDAWALSVDGLVASPIDLEFGALEPDAEREALLDCTSGWYTVQRWSGIRVGDLLERVDAEADATHVRFVSVTGYRWTLPIEEARDAVLATHVGGERLSHGHGGPLRLVAPGRRGFQWVKWVDRVEVRDRPDPAQWLVTLISGFD is encoded by the coding sequence ATGAGCGGGAAGCGACTCCGCACGGTGTTCGCCCGCGTCCAGCCGGCACCGCGGCTCGTCGACTGGTCGCTGTTCGTCCTCGTCGGCCTCGAGGTCGCGAGCGGGCTGCTTTCCTTTACCGTCGGCCGACCGTCGGGGTGGCCGGTCTTCGAGTTCCACCGCATCGCGGGGGTGACCATCGTCGCCTTGCTCGCGTTCAAGCTGTACCGCGTTCGGCGTCGGATACTCGATCGTGACCGTTGGATGCCGTCGACCGCTGTCTCCGTACTCACCGCCGTCGCGGCCCTCGGGGCGCTGTCGACGGGATTCCTCTGGGTTGCCGGGCTCGACGTCCGGATCGCCTACTGGACGCTCCTCTCCGTCCACGTCGGCTTCGGTCTCGCACTCGTTCCCCTCCTGATCGCACACCTGTCCACTCGCTTCCGGCCCCCGCGACGGGTCGACTTCGAGGGGCGGCGGACGGCCGTCCGCTTTGCCGGGTTGGTCGTCGCCAGTGCCGTCGTCCTTCGTCTGCAGCGCCTCGCGAACGCGGTCCTCGAGACCGGCGGTAGCGACCGCCGATTCACCGGTTCGCAACCACGGGAGGGGGCGGGGAACGCCGCGTTCCCGGTCACCTCGTGGGTGGCCGACGACCCCGATCCGATCGACCGCGACGCCTGGGCACTGTCCGTCGACGGACTGGTCGCGTCGCCGATCGACCTCGAGTTCGGCGCGCTCGAACCCGACGCGGAGCGCGAAGCGCTACTGGACTGTACGAGCGGCTGGTACACGGTCCAGCGGTGGAGCGGGATTCGAGTCGGAGACCTGCTCGAGCGAGTCGACGCCGAGGCGGACGCCACGCACGTCCGGTTCGTCTCCGTGACCGGCTACCGGTGGACGCTACCGATCGAGGAGGCCCGCGACGCCGTGTTGGCGACCCACGTCGGCGGCGAGCGGTTGAGCCACGGCCATGGCGGGCCGCTCCGCCTCGTCGCACCCGGCCGCAGGGGATTTCAGTGGGTGAAGTGGGTCGACCGCGTCGAGGTGCGTGACCGGCCGGATCCAGCCCAGTGGCTGGTGACGTTGATCAGTGGCTTCGACTGA
- a CDS encoding ATP-binding protein: MSYANTRAHLIAELERIESLLRAYDTITETVPASDDPPAVGEVELAHEPARLSVGLPTDAAERLAERAAEIDRRCSETATENSFRLKILAERFDLSRPHLDVFLLAVAAEIDATYQTMFRELHDDSDITHPTVELIADLFSRTTDQQLAATALVAPSSPLRQHDLVTLSEPVGNSRSHQHRLVTVDPRLVSYLEGHVDLDPALERVADLPPPDRTLEDLQLEPPLHDRLERIESEPSGRYYFHGPDADERDAAIEALADDRLLRASLPAVLEADALEGFHREALLQDCPVHLTDADALAERGVEYSLEDVFDRFDDLQADLFVTGTEEWHPTGTTVGIDFIVEFPRPSIDARHAFWEERADELPADVDPAVLAGTFELTRSQLEAALATARSLADGEPTAGDVYEGCRAQSADGLDELAQRIEPAYDWTDIQLREKTERELRLIRDHVTGQARIYGEWGFAEGGSRTGGVVALFKGPSGTGKTMAAEVLANDVGMALYKIDLSTVVSKYIGETEENLERIFQAAAQSNAILLFDEADAVFGDRAEVADATDRYANAEVNYLLQRLERYDGVVVLTTNYASNIDDAFGRRIDHSVWFPNPEPPVREAIWRAAVPDDAPTGDLEYDLLAEVELTGGQISKIGRLAAIMADDRIGMEQIVHAIEDEVTSRLLYPIETSEYRHHLRSVDVEEESDDDEAFDEKAGERSPEAVVRLFFDLLADGDGDRAHELYHSRTLAEEFSPKEQLILSHGELSIVGEIDRVRDDHDRVVVELEQELNGERTAQSYELRPEEGAWRIFNVQRAREDIVVDR, encoded by the coding sequence ATGTCCTACGCGAATACACGTGCGCATCTCATAGCCGAACTCGAGCGGATCGAGTCGCTGCTCCGGGCGTACGACACGATCACCGAAACGGTCCCTGCGAGTGACGATCCGCCTGCTGTTGGCGAGGTCGAGTTAGCACACGAACCCGCCCGACTGTCGGTTGGGCTCCCGACCGACGCGGCGGAACGCCTCGCCGAACGTGCGGCCGAGATCGACCGCCGGTGTTCGGAGACGGCCACAGAGAATTCGTTCCGACTCAAAATCCTAGCGGAGCGCTTCGATCTCTCTCGTCCTCATCTCGACGTGTTTCTGCTGGCGGTTGCGGCCGAAATAGACGCTACCTACCAGACGATGTTCCGGGAACTACACGACGATAGTGACATTACCCATCCCACAGTCGAGTTGATCGCCGATCTATTCTCTCGAACGACCGACCAGCAACTCGCGGCTACTGCACTCGTCGCCCCCAGTTCCCCACTCCGCCAGCACGACCTCGTAACCCTCTCCGAACCCGTCGGCAACAGCCGCTCCCATCAGCATCGCCTCGTGACCGTCGATCCGCGACTGGTGTCGTATCTCGAGGGTCACGTCGACCTCGACCCCGCCCTCGAGCGGGTAGCCGACCTCCCTCCGCCCGATCGCACTCTCGAGGACCTCCAGCTCGAGCCACCACTCCACGACCGACTCGAGCGCATCGAATCGGAACCCAGCGGCCGCTACTATTTCCACGGGCCGGACGCCGACGAGCGCGACGCGGCGATCGAGGCGCTGGCGGACGACCGGCTGCTGCGTGCCTCGCTGCCGGCCGTGCTCGAGGCCGACGCGCTCGAGGGATTCCACCGGGAGGCACTCCTGCAGGACTGTCCCGTCCACCTCACCGACGCCGACGCGCTCGCCGAGCGGGGCGTCGAGTACTCGCTCGAGGACGTGTTCGACCGGTTCGACGACCTCCAGGCGGACCTGTTCGTCACCGGGACCGAGGAGTGGCACCCGACGGGGACGACCGTCGGGATCGATTTTATCGTGGAGTTTCCCCGCCCATCGATCGACGCACGTCATGCGTTCTGGGAGGAACGAGCGGACGAGCTACCCGCGGACGTCGATCCGGCGGTACTGGCAGGAACGTTCGAGCTGACCCGGAGCCAACTCGAGGCGGCGCTGGCGACGGCCCGGTCGCTGGCCGACGGGGAGCCGACCGCTGGGGACGTCTACGAGGGCTGTCGCGCACAGTCTGCGGACGGGCTCGACGAGCTCGCCCAGCGGATCGAGCCTGCATACGACTGGACGGACATCCAGCTTCGCGAGAAGACCGAGCGCGAGCTCCGGCTGATCCGCGATCACGTTACGGGGCAGGCACGCATCTACGGCGAGTGGGGGTTCGCGGAGGGTGGATCGCGCACCGGCGGCGTCGTCGCGCTCTTCAAAGGGCCGTCGGGGACGGGAAAGACGATGGCCGCGGAGGTGCTCGCCAACGACGTCGGGATGGCGCTGTACAAGATCGACCTCTCGACGGTCGTCTCGAAGTACATCGGCGAGACCGAGGAAAATTTAGAACGGATCTTTCAGGCCGCCGCCCAGTCGAACGCGATCTTGCTGTTCGACGAGGCGGACGCGGTCTTTGGCGACCGCGCCGAGGTCGCCGACGCAACCGATCGCTACGCCAACGCCGAGGTCAACTACCTCCTCCAGCGCCTCGAGCGCTACGACGGCGTCGTCGTGTTGACGACCAACTACGCCTCGAACATTGACGACGCGTTCGGGCGTCGGATCGACCACTCGGTGTGGTTTCCAAACCCCGAACCGCCGGTCCGCGAGGCGATCTGGCGGGCCGCGGTCCCCGACGACGCCCCGACCGGCGACCTCGAGTACGACCTCCTCGCGGAGGTCGAGCTGACGGGCGGTCAGATCTCGAAGATCGGGCGGCTGGCGGCGATCATGGCCGACGACCGTATCGGAATGGAACAGATCGTGCATGCGATCGAAGACGAGGTTACCTCGCGGCTCCTGTACCCGATCGAGACGAGCGAGTACCGCCACCACCTCCGAAGCGTCGACGTCGAGGAGGAGTCCGACGACGACGAGGCGTTCGACGAGAAGGCAGGTGAGCGCTCGCCCGAAGCGGTCGTCCGGCTGTTTTTCGACCTGCTCGCCGACGGCGACGGCGACCGCGCCCACGAGCTGTACCACTCCCGGACGCTAGCCGAGGAGTTCTCGCCCAAAGAACAGCTGATTCTCTCGCATGGCGAGCTCTCGATCGTCGGTGAGATCGACCGCGTCCGGGACGACCACGACCGCGTCGTGGTGGAACTCGAGCAGGAGCTCAACGGCGAACGAACGGCACAATCCTACGAACTACGGCCCGAAGAGGGTGCCTGGCGGATCTTCAACGTGCAGCGTGCACGCGAGGATATCGTCGTCGATCGATGA
- the hisE gene encoding phosphoribosyl-ATP diphosphatase has product MDETLAELFAVIEDRKERLPEDSYTASLFTHEKGENEVLEKLGEETTELVLAAKDDDREEIAHESADIVYHLLVLLAMKDVELSDLEAELEARR; this is encoded by the coding sequence ATGGACGAGACGCTCGCAGAACTGTTCGCCGTGATCGAGGATCGGAAGGAACGGTTGCCTGAAGATTCCTACACCGCCTCGCTGTTTACCCACGAGAAAGGCGAGAACGAAGTACTGGAGAAACTCGGCGAGGAGACGACCGAACTCGTGCTGGCCGCGAAAGACGACGACCGCGAGGAGATCGCCCACGAGAGCGCCGACATCGTCTACCACTTGCTCGTCTTGCTCGCGATGAAGGACGTGGAGCTGTCGGATCTCGAGGCGGAACTCGAGGCGCGACGCTGA
- a CDS encoding bifunctional nuclease family protein, whose amino-acid sequence MQASIDAVRVAGTPQGPVPVVVLAVEGEDDVVPIFIGFNEATSIARGLEAEDIGRPLTHDLLLDVMEELGSRIDRVVVTEIEERDAGQGGTYIADIHLETPRGETVVDARPSDSLALAARTNAPIEVSEAVFADSRDDSEKFDELEDIRNVSGDI is encoded by the coding sequence ATGCAGGCATCCATCGACGCGGTTCGGGTCGCAGGGACGCCCCAGGGCCCGGTTCCGGTGGTCGTCCTCGCCGTCGAGGGGGAAGACGACGTCGTACCGATCTTCATCGGCTTCAACGAGGCGACCAGCATCGCCCGTGGACTCGAGGCCGAAGATATCGGACGGCCGCTGACTCACGACCTCCTGCTCGACGTCATGGAGGAACTGGGGAGCCGGATCGACCGCGTCGTCGTCACCGAGATCGAGGAACGCGACGCCGGCCAGGGTGGGACCTACATCGCCGACATCCACCTCGAGACGCCCCGCGGCGAGACGGTCGTCGACGCCCGGCCCAGCGATTCGCTCGCCCTGGCTGCCCGAACCAACGCCCCGATCGAGGTCAGCGAAGCGGTTTTCGCGGACAGCCGAGACGACAGCGAGAAGTTCGACGAACTCGAAGACATCCGCAACGTGTCGGGTGACATCTAG
- a CDS encoding HalOD1 output domain-containing protein, with product MSNDTARSSPSPSRPAGDDSSEFDGRLDDGSDTIILEIVEAVAAVTNQELVAMSPLYDTVDPEALTDLVTSARDQSVDVSFSYEGCRVTVSSDECVVVEPTER from the coding sequence ATGAGTAACGATACAGCCCGCTCCAGCCCTTCTCCGTCTCGACCGGCCGGTGATGACAGTTCGGAGTTTGACGGTCGACTCGACGACGGTTCCGACACGATCATCCTCGAGATCGTCGAAGCCGTGGCGGCCGTGACGAACCAGGAACTCGTCGCGATGTCGCCCCTCTACGACACGGTCGATCCCGAAGCGCTCACCGACCTCGTAACGTCCGCTCGAGACCAGTCCGTCGACGTTTCCTTCTCCTACGAAGGCTGTCGGGTGACCGTCTCGAGCGACGAGTGCGTCGTCGTCGAACCGACGGAGCGCTGA